In Vicingaceae bacterium, the DNA window TCCGGCAAACATTCTGGTGGGGTCCTCACCCTCGCGCTTAAAAGGATAAATTCCTGCTGTATACGGAAAACTTCCGGGAACGTTTTCACGAAGCATCCAATAAAGCAAATCACCCCATGATCTGTATTTTGGGGTAGCAACTTTGGGCACTTTCGTATGTGCTAAAGTTTCATGATAAGTTTTGACTTTTATGTCTTTGCCTCTAACCTGATATACATAATAATCATCGGCATAGCGTTGTTTTTCTTGTTTCCATGTTTTGATTTTCTCCCAATGATGTGGATCGAGATTTTTCTTTATTTTATTGAATTCAGCAAGCAGCGTTTTCAACATTTCGTCTTGTGCTGCCTTTTTCTCAATTTTTTCGAGCGTTTCTTCGATGCTATCGTTGTTTTGATCAAGGGCCGCAATATGTTTCATGGTATGAAACAATGCAAACAATTTTTCGGCTATATCTGCCTGATTTCTTGCCCATTGATCGTAGTTCCTGTTGGTTTCTGCAATTTCACTTAAATACCGGGTTCTTTTAGGGGGGATAATGTAAATTTTTTGTGACATTTCATTACTAATCTCAAGTTTTGAACGTAAGGGTGCTCCGGTTTTTGCGGCAATCGTGTCCATTAACTTTTTATACAACCTGTTTGTTCCCGGATCGTTAAATTGAGAGGCAATGGTTCCAAATACCGGTAACTCTTCATCAGGGACATCAAACAATTGATGATTTCTTTTATATTGTTTTCTTACGTCTCTTAGTGCATCTTCGGCACCTTTTTTATCAAATTTGTTAATGGCAATCACATCGGCAAAATCAAGCATGTCGATTTTTTCCAACTGTGAGGCAGCACCAAATTCGGGGGTCATCACATACAAGGAAACATCGCTAAAATCAAGTATTTCAGTATCACTTTGTCCGATACCGGATGTTTCTAAAATTATCAAGTCAAAATCACCGGCACCTTTTAAAACATTCAATGCATCTTTGACATATTTGCTTAAAGCAAGATTACTTTGACGGGTTGCCATTGACCTCATGTAAACACGCGGGTTGGATATGGAATTCATCCTGATTCTGTCGCCTAATAAGGCCCCTCCTGTTTTTCGCTTGCTGGGATCAACAGAAATAATTCCCAAGCGTTTGTCAGGAAAATCAAGCAAAAATCGTCTCACCAACTCATCAATCATACTGGATTTTCCGGCCCCTCCGGTGCCGGTGATACCTAAGACCGGCGTTTTACATTTTTTTGAACGTTGTTCGACAGCTTTTACATAAGCCCCGTGTTTTTGTGGAAAATTTTCAAAAGCAGAAATCAAACGGGCAATTTTAAATACATCTTTGGAGGTATAATCAATAAATGATTCATCTAAATAATCCCCCACAGGAAAATCAGAACGTTGAACCAGGTCATTAATCATGCCTTGCAAACCTAACTCCCTTCCGTCGTCAGGATGATAAATTCTGGTAATACCGTATGATTCGAGCTCTTTTATTTCAGAGGGCAATATAGTGCCGCCACCACCACCAAATATCTTTATATGCCCACATCCCTTTTCTTGCAGGAGGTCATACATGTATTTGAAGAATTCCATATGTCCTCCTTGATAAGATGTGACGGCTATCGCCTGTACATCTTCCTGAATGGCGCAATCCACAATTTCTTGCACGCTCCGGTTATGTCCAAGGTGAATTACCTCAACACCGGTACTCTGCATAATTCTCCGCATGATGTTGATTGCCGCATCATGCCCATCAAACAACGATGCAGCAGTAACAATTCTGATATGGTTTTTTGGCTTGTATACGTCCGGTCTTCTTTCAGCCCTGACAGATATTGCCTTTTCTTTGGTTGATTTCATATACAGGTAAGTTTATTCTTACAAAAATAACAATAAATTGTTGGCAAATTTAAGATTGTAAAATAAAATAAATCGCTCTCCTTAAAAAGTAATAACACCATTTTTTTATTTTTAACGACAAAAGTTATTGAAATTTGTCTCCCGCAAATACTTCAATGATTTTGTAAAATAAAGAAAGATCTCTGCAAATTGTATATTGTTGATCATGATAAATTCCTTTATCATGAAAGATAAAAGTATTTTTCAATTAAACCTATTCGGTTATTTTAAAGAAATGAAAGAGAGTTTTTAATTTAAATTCTGTTCCATTTTAAAAAAATAAAAAACGCATTGCAATGCAATGCGTTTTTTAAGTTCAAAATCTTTCTGTTTTTAACCTCCAAAATCGTCGAACGAGATGTTTTCTTCAGGAACACCAAACTCTTCGCACATCTTTAACACTGCGGCATTCATTGCAGGTGGACCACAGAAATAATACTCAATATCTTCCGGAGCTTCATGCTTTGAAAGATAATTGTCTATCAATGCTTGATGCACAAAGCCCACAAATCCATCCCCTTCCGGATCATCAAGGCTCTTTTTCACTTTCCAATTATCTTCCGGCAAGGGTTCACTCAATACCACATAAAACTTAAAGTTTGGAAATTCTTTTTCTATCTCCCTGAAATCCTCAATATAAAACAATTCACGTCTTGAACGCCCTCCATACCAAAAACTCACTTTTCTGTTTCTTTCTTTCAAAGTATGGAAAAGATGAAACAAGTGAGAACGAAGCGGAGCCATTCCTGCACCACCACCTATATAAATCATTTCGGCTCCGGTGTGCTTTATATGAAACTCACCGTAAGGTCCGGAAATTGTCACTTTATCCCCGGGCTTTCTTGAAAATATGTATGATGAGCAAACTCCGGGATTCACATCCATCCATGTATTTTTTTGACGATCCCAGGGTGGTGTGGCAATTCTCACATTTAGCATGATAATGTTGCCTTCGGCTGGATGATTTGCCATTGAATATGCTCTGAATTGTGGTTCAGTATTGACCATTTTTAAAGACCAAAGGTTGTATTTGTCCCATTCGGATTGAAATTCATTTGGATTTTTATGGTATTTTGGATGTGCTGTTATGTCAATATCTTTGAAATCTACAGTAATCACAGGCACATCAATCTGAATATACCCACCGGCTTCAAATTCCAAGTTTTCTCCTTCCGGAAGTTGTACTACAAATTCTTTGATAAATGAAGCCACATTGTAATTTGAAACAACTGTGCACTCCCATTTTTTGATACCAAAAACTTCGTCGGGTATGCGGATCTTCATGTCCTGTTTAACTTTCACCTGACAAGCCAAACGCCAATGATCCTGAATTTGTTTTCTTGAAAAATGTGGTACTTCAGTTGGTAATATCTCACCCCCACCTTCAAGAACCTGACATTTACACATGGCACAGGTTCCTCCTCCACCACATGCAGAAGGCAAAAGTATTTTATTGTTACCCAGGGTGGTCAATAAAGTGGATCCTGCTTCTACTACCAGTTCTTTTTTGTCGTTTATGATAATTTTAACCGGACCGCTGGTGGTTAATTTACTTTTTGCCCAAAGCAAAACAGTAATCAATAAAAATATCACCAGGAAAAAAACACCGGCAGCAAGCAAAACAATTGTTGTAGCATTTAATAGATACATAATCTGAAGTTTTTATATTTTAATTCCCATAAAACTCATAAAAGCAATTCCCATCAAACCTGTAATAATAAAAGTTATTCCCAACCCTTTAAGCGGTGCAGGAACATGCGAATAACGGATTTTTTCTCTTATGGCGGCAATAGCCACTATAGCGAGAAACCAACCCACACCGGCACCTAAAGCAAAAGCAGTAGCTTCTCCGATATTGGCATATTGACGTTCTTGCATAAATAATGAAGCCCCTAAAATAGCACAATTTACGGCAATCAGTGGTAAAAAAATACCCAAAGCACCATATAAAGCAGGAGCAAATTTTTCAACCGCCATTTCCACTATTTGCACAATTGTGGCAATAACTGCAATAAACATTATAAAGCTCAAGAAACTCAAATCAACATTTGCCAAAGAAGGACTCAACCAAGACAAGGCACCTGCCTTCAACATATAATTTTCCAATAAATAATTGAAAGGAACCGTAATTAATTCAACAAAAATAACAGCCAATCCTAAACCAAATGCCGTTTTAACGGTTTTTGACACGGCCAGATAAGAACACATGCCCAAAAAATAGGCAAAAATCATGTTCTCTATAAAAACTGATTTTACGAATATGTTTACGTATTCCATAATGCTTATTATTTTTCGATTAATTTTTTATTGTAACTTCTTTGAACCCAGATAATCACCCCCACGGTAATAAGTGCCATCGGTGGCAAAATCATCAAACCATTATTAAAATATCCCATTTCATAAAATGAATCAGGGATGATCTGTACGCCCATCAATTTGCCTGAACCAAACAATTCTCTGAAAAAAGCGACAATTATCAAAATTATTCCATAACCCAAAGAGTTTCCTATTCCGTCAAGGAATGATTTCCAGGGAGTATTTCCTAATGCAAAGGCCTCAAGACGACCCATTACAATGCAATTGGTAATAATAAGCCCCACAAATACCGATAATTGTTTACTAACATCATAAACAAATGCTTTCAGAACTTGATCCACAATGATTACCAATGAAGCCACCACGACCAATTGAACAATAATCCTTATACGGTTTGGTATGTAGTTTCTCATCAAAGATATAATCACGTTTGATCCGGCCACTACAAACAATACTGAAATTGCCATTACCAATGCCTGCTTCATTTGCACGGTAATAGCCAAGGCCGAACAAATACCCAACACCTGCACGGTGATTGGATTGTTGTCGTTTAGCGGATCTTTTATAAGCCGCATGTTTTTCGGTGAAAACAAGGGCTCTTTCACCTGTTGTTTTTCGGCTACTTCACTCATACTTGTTTATTTTTTAAAAAAGGTTCATAAGTTTTCATGGTTCGTTCTATCATTTCCGTAACGCCATTACTGGTAATTGTGCCTCCGGAAATTGCATCAACCCCATGCGGGTCATTGTCATCGGCACCTCCTTTAACAACAATTACCGATTTAAAATTACCATTTTCGTCAAACAATTTTTTACCGACAAATTGTGCTTGAAACCATGGTTGACTGATTTCGGCACCCAACCCGGGAGTTTCTCCTTTATGATCAAAGACAGCACCGGCAATTGTATTTTTATCTTCGTCCAATGCCAAATATCCCCAAATAGGTCCCCATAGACCTTTGCCCACCATGGGAATAATATATTTCACCTTTCCATCATCTCCTTTATAAACAAATACGGGGAAATTTTTTTGACCTCCCGATTTAAATTCTGTCAAAATATCCACTTGAAAAGCTTCTACACCTGCTTTTTTATTTCCATTTGCATCAAATACATACGATTCCACTATGTATTTTTTGAATGCATCCTCTGCTTCGTCCCTGCTTACATTCATCCCCACACTCGATAGTATGTTTTGCATTTTTTCACGCTCGATATTTTTCTTTTGCAGGGGTTTTAATGTTTCCGAAGTAAAAGCAAGTATAACGGAAACTATCAATGTCATTACTATTGCAAAAACAAACGTATATTTATTGCTATTTACATCTACACTCATACCTTTTAATTTTAATGTGTTGTTACACTTGTATTTTCTTTTAATTTTGGATAAATCACCGGTTTTCTAGCCAAACGGCGCTTGATATTGGCTTGAATAACATAGTGATCTATCAGTGGAGCCATCACATTCATAAACAAAATTGCCAGCATCATCCCTTCCGGATAAGCGGGGTTGAAAACTCTTATTAAAATGGCAAAAACACCTATCAGGAAACCATAAATATATTTACCTGTATTGGTTTGAGCTGCCGTTACCGGATCTGTTGCCATGAATACGGCCCCAAAAGCGAACCCTCCGATCACTAAATGATGTAAGGCGGGTATCTGCATCAACGTGTTGGCTCCAAAAGCATTAAAAATGGAAGCCATCACCCAGCCTCCCAAAAACACACTCAACATGACCCTCCAACTTGCCACTCCGGTAATCAATAAAAACAAACCGCCCAGCAAACAGGCAAGAGCACTTGTTTCGCCAATGGATCCGGGAATTAAACCTATGAAAGAATCCATCAACGAATATTTAGCCGTGAAATCTTGTATGGGCATGTTGGCCGCAGCGTCTCCCAGAGCTGTGGCTCCTGTCACCGCATCTACGGTTCCGCTGAAAGGAGCATCGGCATACCATACAGACGTTCCGGATATCATGGTGGGATAAGCAAAAAACAAAAATGCACGTGCTACCAATGCCACATTGACAAAATTCATTCCCGTACCTCCAAAAACCTCTTTGGCAAAAATCACGGCAAACGCCGTGGATACAGCCACCATCCATAAAGGTACATCGGCAGGCATAATCAAAGGTATCAAAAGCCCCGAAACCAAAAAGCCTTCCTGGATAGGATGGCGATTGATGGCACAAAAAATAAATTCAATTCCTAATCCGACAACATAAGAAACAACAATCAAAGGCAATACCTTACCTAATCCTACCAAAACAATATCTCCAAAAGAAGCATTGGTAATACCCTGTGCGATATAATGCTGATAACCTGTATTGTAAATACCGAAAAGTAAGCATGGTATTAAAGCAATGATAACCGAGAACATTGTCCTTTTGAGATCAACGGCATCACGTATGTGAGCCCCGCTATGAGTCGTATGGCCGGGGACAAACAAAAAAGTATAAAACCCATCCCACATCCAATATGCCAATGGAAACTTGGCATTAGGATCGGGCTTGATTTTTTGCATAAATTTTTCAAGTGCTTTCATACAATTATAATTCTTTAATTGCCAATTCTATTCCTTTTTTTACAATTTCTTGCGAATTGATTTTACTTGTGCAAATAACTTCACAGAGAGCAAAATCTTCCGGAACAACTTCGTAAATACCTAATTTCTCCATCAATTCCAAATCTTCCACTAAAATTGCTTTTAATAATTGAACCGGATATATATCAAACGGAAACACCTTTTCATACTGACCACTTACTACAAATGGACGTTCCTCACCGTGCATGGATGTATCGAGATCATACTTGCGTGAAGGCAATAATTTTGACGGAAACAATCCCGATAAGCTGAATTTGTTAAATCCGGGCAACAACCATCCCAAAAACTCAGGTTGACCACCTTCCGGAATCACCGATACCTGATAATCATAAAATCCCAAATATCCGTTTTTATCCACTTTGGTTCCCGTAAGCACACTTCCACTAATAATGCGGTATTCTCTATCGTTTTTAAGATTGTTTTCCAACAATGCGGCCATGGATACCCCTGCAATTGTTCTAAAATGTTTCGGAGATTGTATCCCCGAACCTCCCACAGCCACTACACGAGTATAATCTACCGTGCCGGTTTTAAAGAATTTTGCTATAGTCAGCACGTCTTGCGGTGTAAGTGTCCACACTACCTCACCTTTACAAATCGGTGCAATATGATGTATTTGCACCCCTACGTTTCCGGCAGGATGTGGACCACTGAAAGTGTGTATTTCTACATTCTTAGCATTTCTAAATACCCCACTGGGCTTTTCATCGCCTCTGATGCTTAAGTGAAGTTTTCCGGGAGTAAGTTGTTTGATTAGATCCAGACCAAATTGAAACAATTCTCCCTGACCATGCACAATTAAATCATTGTCAGGCCCCAAGGGATTGGAGTCAAATGCGGAAATAAATATATCTCTTGGCACATCGTCAGGATCGGCAATGATGCCATAAGGGCGTTGACGTATAAATGCCCATAATCCGCTTTTCAATAATAGTTCTACGATTTGTTGTCTTTCTAATTTTTGAGGTATTTCAAATTTTTCATACTGAATCTCACTATCTGCCGTGATTCTTATTTCCAACAACTTTCTTTTTTCCCCTCTGACTATTTCTGACACAATTCCACTCACCGGAGAAGTGAAAATTATGTTAGGTCTTTTTTTGTCATAAAATAACGGAGACCCTGCTTTAACTTCATCTCCCTGCTTCACCATCAACTTCGGAACAACGCCAAAAAAATCGGTTGGCTTCAATGCGTAGGTCTTAGATTGTCCGGAGTTATTGATAATTTTTTCCGGCTCACCAACCAGGCGGATATCAAATCCCCTGGTTATCTTTATATTTTTTGACATAGCAATTTTTTTTACCGGGCAAATTTAGAAAAATGTATAAAGGTTTGTTAAAAACATTTAAATTTTTCATACGGAAACCTTAAAATTATGGATATATCCAAATAAATCAAAGATTTATCATATCAACATCCCGGCAATAACAGCCGTTAATAATGATGCAACTGTTCCTCCCAAGAGTGCCTTAAATCCCAATTGCGACAATAGAGTGCGTTGATTTGGCGCTAAACTTCCAATGCCTCCGATTTGAATGCCTATTGAAGCAAAATTTGCAAAACCACATAAAACATACGTTGCCATGACTAAAGATTTTTTATGGACAAATATGTTTTGTGCCTTCATCGATCCTAATGATACGTAAGCATAAAACTCATTCAAAATGGTTTTCTCACCCAAAAGTTGACCTACCAACAAAATATCCTCAGAAGGCACCCCTATCAACCAAACAATTGGTGCTCCTATGACACCCAAAATCATTTGAAAACTCAATTTATCGTATGATGTATACTCTTTGATGAGGCCATTCAATCCGGTATATTTTCCGACAATATCGCCCAATAAAAAATTGCCCAGATAGATTAATGCAATAAATACCAATAACATCCCGGCTACATTCACAGCCAGTTTAATTCCGTCTGTTGTGCCGTTGGCGATGGCTTCAAGTGCATTCCGTCCGATTTTTTCTTCGCTTATTATCAGTTTATCTGACACATCGGCTGTCTGTGGCACCAAAAGTTTTGCAGCTATAATGGCTGCCGGTGCATTCATAACGGATGCAGCCAATAAATGTTTGGCATAAAACAATTGTTCTGCCGGGTCATTGCCTCCAAGAAACTTTACGTAAGATGCAAGCACCCCACCGGCTATGGTTGCCATGCCGCCGGTCATCAAGCACATAATTTCCGAACGGTTCATGCTGTGCAAATATGGCTTGACCAATAATGGTGCTTCTGTTTGCCCAAGAAAAATATTACCGGCTGCCGACAAGGCCTCAGCTCCACTGATTCGCATAAAAAACCTCATCAGCCAAGCAAATGCTTGAACGATTTTTTGTAAGATGCCCAAAAAATACAACAAGCTAGTTAGAGCTGAAAAATAAATCAATGTAGGTAAAATAATGAAAAGGAAATTTTTCAACGGAGATTCTACCAACCCCGAATCAAAACTCCTGATCAGAAATTCTATCCCGAAATTGGCAAAAGATATTACTTTCAAAAAAAACTTGCCGGCTTGTTCAAAAAGATGTTGAACAACCGGCACTTTAAAAATCAACAAAGCCAAAATAAACTGAAGCAGAAGTCCTTTTAAAATCAGTTTCCAATCAACTGCACGTTTATTTTCACTAAACAACCAAAGGATTCCTACTAAAAATGCCAGCCCAATTGTCCCTCTTCCTATTGATTCAAATGAAATGCTATTAAGATAATGGCAAGGCATTTTGATTATTCTATTTATTTTTGCGGCTGTCTATTTCTTTTTTGATTATTGCCGCTTCTTCAAAATTTTCGGCTTCAATGGCCTTTTGTAGCAATATATTCAGTTCTTCTATAGACAGTTTGGAATAATCAAGTGGTTCATCCGGTTTTTTTTCTTTAGTTTCTTCTTGAATTGGTTCCGGTTGATTGGATTCCTGCACAATTATACCGGCCATATCCAAAATTTTTTCATAGGTATAAATAGGAACTTCAAATCTTATAGCCAATGCCACAGCGTCTGATGTACGGGAATCTATTTCTTTTACTTCGCCGTTTTGTTCCATAATCAACTTGGCATAAAATATCCCTTCGTGCAAATTATGGATAATAACTTCTTTTAACTGAATGCCAAATTCAATGCAAACGATTTTAAAAAGGTCATGGGTCAATGGTCTTCCGGGTTTGATTTTTTCAAGGTGTAAGGCAATTGCCTGAGCTTCGTTGGCTCCAATGATTATGGGCAATTTTTTGATGCCGCCTTTTTCGCTTAATATCAATGCATAAGCGCTGCTTTGCGATCTGCTGTAGGATATACCGGTAATTTCCAGTTCTACCTTTTTCATTTTTCATTAAGTCATTAAGCGTGTTGAGATTTCCATTGTTTATATGACTCGATCAATTTTGGAACCACTTGAAAAGCATCCCCAACAATTCCATAATCGGCTGCTTTGAAAAATGGTGCTTCAGGATCAGTATTGATCACCACTATGACTTTACTTCCGTTCACCCCTGCCAAATGTTGTATAGCTCCCGAAATACCGATTGCAATATACAAGTTTGGTCTTATGGCTGTTCCTGTTTGACCGACATGCTCATGATGTGGCCTCCAGCCTGCATCGGCAACCGGACGTGAACATGCCGTGGCTGCACCCAACAATTCGGCCAATTCTTCTATCATTTTCCAATTTTCGGGTCCTTTTAACCCTCTTCCTGCAGACACTACAATATCCGCCTCGGTTAAAGATACCTTTCCGATAACTTTTTTAACCTCTTTTACTTTTACTTTTCTCACAGATTCGTCCACAGAAAGCGACACCTGTTCTACCTGCACAGTGGCTTCTTTTTTTGTTTTTCCATATGCATTGGGCAACAATGCGATTATTTTAACAGGTGTTTTAATTTTTACATAGGCCAATGCTTTACCTGAAAATACATTTCTTTTGACAATACATTCATCTCCGTTGATTTCAGGCAATGCAACCGCGGTGGTAACCAATCCCGCTTTCATATATACTGACAAAAAAGGAGCTATGGACTTTCCCGTATAATCGTGCGATAACAAAACATATTCTGCCGAAACTTGTTTTGCTGCTTCATGAACTGCTTTGGCATACAATGTTGCATCAAAATCCTTGTAAAATCCGGCATTGTGCTGCATAACCTTACTCAACCCGTATTGCCCTATTTGGTCAATATTTTCGGCATTACCAAGCACAAGACCCGTAACGGGCAATCCGGTTTTTTCCCCTAATGCCACAGCATAACTTGCTATCTCGTATGCACTTTTGTCAAGTTTATTGTCATGAGTACCTAAATATACCAATATCGCTGACATAACTAATGAATTTTAAAATTAAACATTAAATTTAAATAACTTTTGCTTCGTTGTGTAACAAATCCCAGAGTTGTCCCGGATTTTCCGGATCAATATATTTACATTCTTTTTTCTTTTCGGGCACTTCAAATTTCACATATTCAGTTAGTTCTTCCGATTCAAAGGGATCAACTACTAGGAGCGGTTTAGTCCTTGCAGCCATGATACCTCTCATATTGGGAATTCTTGCTTCGGCCATTCCTTTTGATGCCGAGACCACAAAAGGACCGCTCACCTCCACAACTTCTTTCCCTCCCTGTATTTCACGTTCGATAGTAGCCACACCATCTTTAAAATCTAACTTTGTAGCATAAGACACAAAAGGCAAATCCAAAAGGCCCGCAATCATTCCTCCGATCTGAGAACCATTGTAATCTATTGTTTCCTTGCCACAAAAAATTATGTCATAGCCCTTGTCCTTTGCAAACGATGCAATCTGATTGGCCACATAAAAAGAGTCCTTATCCGGAGCATTAATCCTTACAGCATCATCGGCACCTATAGCCAGTGCTTTTCTGATAGTAGGCTCATTGGCAGCCGGCCCCACATGAATTACAGTCACCGAGCCACCCAACGACTCTTTCAACTCCAACGCCCGAACTAATGCATACCATTCATCGTAAGGATTCATGATAAACTGAACTCCTGTTTCGTCAAACTTCGTATTATTGTCTTTAAAAGAAATTTTTGCCGTAGTATCCGGCACATTGGCGATACACACTAATAATTTCATCTTTTGTAATTTTTAATTCAACGAATTGCAAAACTAAACAAAAAAATCTGTTGAATAAAAACAATTTTTATGCATAAATTATTCCCGGCGCTTTTACCCTTGCTTTGGTATAATTTCCCTACACGTTTCCCGCTTTAAATGTTATATTTTACAGGAATTCATCTTTGATCGAAATAAAAATACATTATTTTACATTCTTTAAAGGTTATTTGAAAAATCAAAATATTTAGTTTTTTTGAATTTCATTTTATTTGCAAAAAAATAAATGGAACACATTTCCCCAAATAATCAATCATTTTTAGACATTATACTTGGAGTATTCCGCAATTACCGTAAAGAAATATTGCAGATTTACGGCTTGGGCTTGTTGTATGCCATACTCTCATTCATTTTTCCGGTAAGCGTTCAATTATTGATTAACTTCATACAAGGCGCTTATTATTCTGTTTCACTTTACATGATTATCTCATTGGCAACCATTGCACTGATTTTTGCTGCCATTTTGCAAATACACCAATTCAGAATTATCGAATACATCGAACAAAAACTTTTTCACCGTTATAGTTTTGAATTTGTCAGAAAATTCCCCTTGCTAGATTATATTTCGGTGATGTATAAAATTCCAAGAGATATGGCCAACCGTTTTTTTGATATGGTCAGTATCCAAAAATCCGTCCAAAAAATTCTTATCGATTTTTCCTTTACCTCAATCCAGATTGTCTTAGGTTTCATCATATTGATTTTTTATCATCCGGTTTTTTTGGGTCTTTTGCTTATCATTTCTTTGATTCTGTATATTGCTTTTAAATTGACCTTTTATCAAGGACTGGATTTAGGTCTTCGCTATTCAAAGTATAAATATGATATCTCCTTTTGGATTGAAGAAGTGAGCGAAGATTTTATTGCTTACAAATTGGCAGGCAGAACCGACCATCATTTTAAAACGCTCGACGAATTGATGAACCGATATTTGAAAATGAAAAATGGTTATTATGACATTTTAGAACAACAATATATTGTATTTAATACCATCAAAATCATTTCCATACTTTTTTTTCTCATTGCCGGAAGTGTTCTGGTTATCGAACAAAAAATGAATCTTGGAGAATTTGTGGCTTCCGAAATTATCATCAGTTTGCTTATTTCATCGTTTGATAAAGTGATTATATTGATGCGTACGATTTATGAATTGATCGTTTCTTATCATAAAATCAATGAAGTATTGGCCGAAAAAGAGGAAGATATTAGCTCTACTTTGAACATAGTAGATAACTTTGATGAAGGCATCGAAATAAATTTCAGAAACGTTACTGTAAAAGACCAAGAAAACAAGATTATTCTCGATGATATAGATTTGCATATCAAATCAAACGAAAAAATTCTCATCGTTGGTGACGACTTCAATGCCAAAGCTGCCTTTTTGCGTCTTTGCACCACACTGATTCGTCCGAGTGAAGGAGAAATTTACTTCAACCGCAAACCTTTGATTTCTTACAACATTCAAAATCTGCGCTACCATATAGGATCATTTTTGAACCATGATTATCTTTTCAAAGGAAAGATTATCGATAACATTACCTTAGGAAGACCTAATACTGATTTAAATTTCATCCTTCATATGGCCGATAAAATCGACTGCATCTCCACCATCAACCGTTTGCCTAAGGGTTTTGATACTGAGATTTTATCACATGGTGTAAACTTTTCGGATACCATGGTCAACAAACTGCTTTTTTTAAGAGCCGTATGCATTCAACCAAAGTTGTTGGTGTTCGAAAATCTATTATACAACAACCAGGATGACGATATCGAAACTTTTCTAAACATTATCACAGATTCAGCGAATTACCATTGGACTTTGATTTGTTCGTCGAAAAACTCAAAATACAAAAAATATTTTGACCGAGTT includes these proteins:
- a CDS encoding ABC transporter ATP-binding protein; the encoded protein is MEHISPNNQSFLDIILGVFRNYRKEILQIYGLGLLYAILSFIFPVSVQLLINFIQGAYYSVSLYMIISLATIALIFAAILQIHQFRIIEYIEQKLFHRYSFEFVRKFPLLDYISVMYKIPRDMANRFFDMVSIQKSVQKILIDFSFTSIQIVLGFIILIFYHPVFLGLLLIISLILYIAFKLTFYQGLDLGLRYSKYKYDISFWIEEVSEDFIAYKLAGRTDHHFKTLDELMNRYLKMKNGYYDILEQQYIVFNTIKIISILFFLIAGSVLVIEQKMNLGEFVASEIIISLLISSFDKVIILMRTIYELIVSYHKINEVLAEKEEDISSTLNIVDNFDEGIEINFRNVTVKDQENKIILDDIDLHIKSNEKILIVGDDFNAKAAFLRLCTTLIRPSEGEIYFNRKPLISYNIQNLRYHIGSFLNHDYLFKGKIIDNITLGRPNTDLNFILHMADKIDCISTINRLPKGFDTEILSHGVNFSDTMVNKLLFLRAVCIQPKLLVFENLLYNNQDDDIETFLNIITDSANYHWTLICSSKNSKYKKYFDRVVYFKDGKIDLIEKIN
- the etfB gene encoding electron transfer flavoprotein subunit alpha, producing the protein MKLLVCIANVPDTTAKISFKDNNTKFDETGVQFIMNPYDEWYALVRALELKESLGGSVTVIHVGPAANEPTIRKALAIGADDAVRINAPDKDSFYVANQIASFAKDKGYDIIFCGKETIDYNGSQIGGMIAGLLDLPFVSYATKLDFKDGVATIEREIQGGKEVVEVSGPFVVSASKGMAEARIPNMRGIMAARTKPLLVVDPFESEELTEYVKFEVPEKKKECKYIDPENPGQLWDLLHNEAKVI